The following coding sequences are from one Pseudomonadota bacterium window:
- a CDS encoding TCR/Tet family MFS transporter → MTQDNHTPNAGAALIFLAVTAFINSMGMGLIAPIMPSLLLEISGGDIADASFWGGIALVSYAAMQFVFSPIVGALSDRFGRRPVLVMSLTAFALDMLLLALVKTLPWFLLIRAFAGIFASTFSTANAYIADITPSEKRGQRFAIIGAAFGAGFILGPAIGGVLGDINIRYPFYAGALVASINALFGALFVRESLPPSRRRAFSWARANPLGTLSRLFNTPGIGSMLPVFFLATLSSWVYPTVWSYVAKAKFLWTESEIGWSIAYYGTISFIAQAVIIQIVLPRIGVQRAIWIALIVEVIALIGIGSATAGWFVYVMVTTALISTMQDPAIRQALSSRVSEDAQGELQGGLSSLTSIAMILSPLIYNGTFALTAGAQPIVHYPGSPFIVAATISVIALWFYARRTRRDAVS, encoded by the coding sequence ATGACCCAAGACAACCACACGCCAAACGCGGGTGCCGCCCTCATCTTCTTAGCGGTAACCGCCTTCATAAATTCGATGGGCATGGGCCTTATTGCGCCCATTATGCCCTCGCTGCTGCTCGAGATTTCCGGCGGCGATATCGCTGACGCGTCGTTCTGGGGCGGGATTGCGCTGGTGAGCTATGCGGCCATGCAGTTCGTCTTCTCACCCATTGTGGGCGCCCTATCCGATCGGTTTGGTCGACGCCCAGTTTTGGTGATGTCACTCACCGCGTTTGCGCTTGATATGTTATTGCTGGCACTGGTTAAAACGCTGCCGTGGTTTTTGCTCATTCGCGCCTTTGCCGGTATTTTTGCCTCCACGTTTTCAACCGCCAACGCGTATATCGCCGACATCACGCCCTCCGAAAAACGCGGACAACGGTTTGCGATTATTGGCGCCGCGTTCGGCGCGGGTTTTATTCTGGGACCGGCGATCGGAGGCGTGCTTGGCGACATCAATATTCGCTACCCTTTTTATGCGGGGGCTCTAGTCGCCAGTATCAATGCACTGTTCGGCGCGTTGTTTGTGCGCGAGTCGTTGCCGCCGTCGCGACGCCGAGCGTTTAGCTGGGCACGCGCGAACCCGTTGGGCACCTTGTCCCGCCTCTTCAACACGCCCGGCATCGGCTCGATGCTACCGGTCTTCTTTTTGGCCACGCTATCCTCCTGGGTCTACCCAACCGTGTGGTCGTATGTGGCGAAAGCCAAGTTTCTTTGGACGGAAAGTGAAATTGGCTGGTCCATCGCGTATTACGGCACGATCTCGTTTATCGCACAAGCCGTCATTATTCAGATTGTGCTTCCGCGTATTGGCGTACAACGAGCTATTTGGATCGCACTCATTGTGGAAGTGATTGCGCTGATTGGCATTGGCAGCGCTACGGCAGGATGGTTCGTGTATGTCATGGTCACCACCGCACTTATCAGCACCATGCAAGACCCGGCAATACGCCAAGCGCTGTCCTCTCGCGTGTCGGAAGACGCCCAGGGCGAGTTGCAGGGCGGGCTGTCATCGCTCACCAGTATTGCAATGATTCTGTCGCCGCTGATTTACAACGGCACATTTGCATTAACCGCTGGCGCGCAACCGATCGTGCACTATCCCGGGTCACCATTTATCGTCGCCGCGACCATCTCCGTAATTGCGCTGTGGTTTTACGCACGACGCACGCGACGCGATGCGGTGTCATAA
- a CDS encoding carboxyl transferase domain-containing protein, with the protein MSHDESPLDRLTQRLAQTLDAQRPDALARRRAKGYRSARENLEDLIDADTFTEYGQLAIAAQRSRRDETELYSATAADGVITGTACINRELVGIARARAAVAINDYSVLAGTQGFFHHKKLDRLLDIAAREELPVVMYTEGGGGRPGDTDVTVQMAGLDTTVFVEWARLAGKVPRIAVNNGYCFAGNAALFGAADITIATRTSWIGMAGPAMIEGGGLGQHAPTDIGPTEVQAANGVIDIIAEDEADATRLAQKALSYFQGPLSRWSSADQLSLRESVPTDRRWGYKIRPIIDTLVDTDSFLALREHFGRGLITGLARFEGKPVGVIANSAMPLGGAVDAESADKAARFLSLCDAFALPILALIDTPGFMVGPGSEQQGAVRRMAGLFTAGANLSVPIITVVLRKGYGLGAMAMAGGSFKESIVTVAWPGAEFGGMGLEGAVRLGYKKELDAVPEGDERDALFEQLVRALYERGKATEAAAFLEIDAVIDPAETRRVVLRALRQSSRG; encoded by the coding sequence ATGAGCCATGACGAATCGCCGCTAGATCGACTGACACAACGCCTCGCGCAGACGCTTGATGCGCAGCGGCCCGACGCGCTCGCTCGGCGTCGCGCTAAGGGTTATCGATCAGCTCGGGAAAATCTTGAAGATCTAATCGACGCCGATACCTTCACAGAGTACGGGCAACTCGCTATCGCTGCGCAGCGCTCCCGGCGCGATGAGACCGAGCTTTACAGCGCGACAGCGGCCGATGGGGTCATTACGGGCACTGCGTGCATTAACCGAGAGCTGGTGGGTATCGCGCGTGCGCGCGCCGCGGTAGCGATCAACGACTACTCCGTTCTGGCCGGCACGCAAGGGTTTTTTCACCACAAAAAGCTTGATCGCCTTCTCGATATTGCGGCCCGCGAGGAACTGCCCGTGGTGATGTACACCGAAGGCGGTGGTGGACGACCGGGTGATACCGATGTCACGGTACAAATGGCTGGACTCGACACGACGGTGTTCGTTGAGTGGGCACGACTCGCGGGCAAAGTCCCGCGCATTGCGGTTAATAATGGGTACTGTTTTGCCGGAAATGCGGCGTTGTTTGGGGCGGCCGACATTACGATTGCGACACGGACATCGTGGATTGGGATGGCGGGACCGGCCATGATCGAGGGTGGTGGGTTAGGTCAGCATGCACCCACCGACATCGGTCCCACGGAGGTGCAGGCGGCGAACGGCGTCATCGATATCATTGCCGAAGATGAAGCCGATGCCACTCGGCTCGCACAAAAAGCACTGAGTTACTTTCAAGGGCCGTTGTCTCGCTGGTCGAGTGCCGATCAGCTGTCCTTGCGCGAGAGTGTGCCAACGGATCGACGATGGGGGTATAAGATTCGCCCGATTATCGATACGCTCGTTGACACCGATTCGTTTTTGGCGCTGCGCGAACACTTTGGGCGTGGCTTGATCACCGGCCTTGCCCGCTTCGAGGGCAAGCCTGTGGGCGTGATCGCGAACAGCGCCATGCCGTTGGGGGGCGCTGTCGACGCCGAGAGTGCAGACAAGGCCGCGCGTTTTTTATCGCTGTGCGATGCCTTTGCGTTACCCATTCTAGCGCTCATCGACACACCGGGTTTTATGGTCGGACCCGGCAGTGAGCAACAAGGAGCCGTGCGTCGCATGGCGGGATTGTTTACCGCTGGTGCAAATCTGTCGGTACCCATCATCACCGTCGTTTTGCGTAAGGGCTATGGGTTGGGTGCGATGGCAATGGCGGGCGGATCATTCAAAGAGTCGATTGTCACCGTCGCGTGGCCCGGCGCTGAATTCGGCGGCATGGGACTCGAGGGCGCCGTGCGGTTAGGGTACAAAAAAGAACTCGATGCGGTGCCCGAAGGCGATGAGCGCGACGCGCTGTTTGAGCAACTCGTGCGCGCGCTCTACGAGCGGGGCAAAGCTACGGAAGCCGCTGCATTTCTTGAAATCGATGCGGTGATCGACCCCGCTGAGACCCGGCGCGTCGTTCTTCGCGCCTTGCGTCAATCCTCCCGCGGTTAA
- a CDS encoding alpha/beta hydrolase yields MTRRLIVVAVGISAIALLFYGALQFTLADRDRSLWVMNTAVKLVSNPERITQQRYGDLPWQTLDVYPAASGSSVMIFVHGGGWYHGRKEQYLFVADAFQRLGYTVVVPDYIKYPAREARFPAHLNDVAQAIAWTKKHIARFGGDPTAICLSGHSAGGHTVALVSTDQHYLIDLGLAPTDLQGVVPIAGPYRFTPDRPATMAVFGPEQNYPEMNPLAFIDGDEPPFFIMHGSDDKTVAGYHLDELGAALTGAKQLNERRLYTGYTHEDMVTHLHPWFGGDDNLANDIQRFCEAQN; encoded by the coding sequence ATGACAAGAAGGCTGATCGTTGTGGCGGTAGGCATCAGCGCAATAGCGCTACTTTTTTATGGTGCTCTGCAGTTTACGCTTGCTGATCGCGATCGATCGCTGTGGGTCATGAATACAGCGGTAAAGCTCGTCAGTAATCCTGAGCGCATCACACAACAGCGCTATGGCGATCTTCCCTGGCAAACGCTCGACGTGTATCCCGCCGCATCCGGATCCAGCGTGATGATTTTTGTGCATGGCGGCGGTTGGTACCATGGACGCAAAGAGCAATATCTGTTTGTTGCCGACGCCTTTCAGCGCTTGGGCTACACCGTGGTCGTACCCGACTACATCAAGTATCCTGCGCGCGAAGCGCGGTTTCCGGCTCACCTCAACGATGTCGCGCAGGCCATTGCCTGGACAAAGAAACACATCGCTCGCTTTGGTGGCGACCCCACCGCCATTTGCCTATCGGGCCATTCTGCCGGCGGGCACACCGTTGCGCTGGTGAGTACCGACCAGCACTATCTCATCGACTTGGGTTTAGCACCCACCGATCTGCAGGGCGTTGTCCCCATTGCCGGACCCTATCGATTTACACCTGATCGCCCTGCGACAATGGCGGTGTTTGGGCCAGAACAAAATTATCCTGAGATGAATCCGCTGGCATTTATCGACGGCGACGAACCGCCGTTTTTCATCATGCATGGTTCCGACGATAAGACGGTCGCTGGCTATCACTTAGACGAGCTTGGCGCCGCGCTCACCGGTGCCAAGCAGCTCAATGAACGCCGCCTCTATACTGGCTACACACACGAAGATATGGTGACTCACCTTCACCCTTGGTTTGGGGGCGACGATAACCTGGCGAACGATATCCAGCGCTTCTGCGAGGCACAGAATTAG
- a CDS encoding DUF6607 family protein, whose amino-acid sequence MAARSLYSIVFIALFFFSGCASVTPSEPANATENATDEASDKHGSGYAAKEEKKAVGTLVNNPYYAAIAAQSSKHGKDHAAILAMQGDYKVDFTFQETVALEAGYTLHDDKTTGGYETVIIVEDSPNKIVLQHILVMGGHVIKHWRQDWTYEAEERWEFVADQTWEYVAIDNDKRDGHWTQCVYEVSDAPRYCGTGEWNHKYGVSTWTSDRSWRPLPRREYTKRSDYNSLNAENRHTITPHGWTHEQDNTKTVRDGRRTDRTLVREFGFNDYRTIEGYDFSPAFEYWEKTSEYWARVRTAWERRLKSGNTLTLTTEVDGMPIIVSTFEMAGEVEDLSVQDQTSRIEAVLDEWTVTTKTPITQQSRSLK is encoded by the coding sequence ATGGCCGCTCGATCACTTTATTCTATTGTTTTTATTGCGCTTTTCTTTTTTTCTGGGTGCGCTTCCGTGACGCCAAGCGAGCCCGCAAACGCCACCGAGAACGCCACAGACGAAGCGTCCGACAAACACGGCAGCGGCTACGCGGCCAAAGAAGAGAAAAAAGCGGTCGGTACGCTAGTGAACAATCCGTACTACGCCGCCATTGCTGCTCAGTCGAGCAAACACGGCAAGGATCATGCGGCGATCCTCGCGATGCAGGGCGACTATAAGGTCGATTTTACGTTTCAAGAAACCGTCGCGCTCGAAGCCGGCTATACGCTGCATGACGACAAAACCACCGGTGGCTATGAGACCGTCATTATCGTTGAAGACTCGCCGAATAAAATCGTTCTGCAGCACATCTTGGTGATGGGCGGACACGTGATCAAACATTGGCGCCAGGACTGGACCTACGAAGCGGAAGAACGTTGGGAGTTTGTGGCCGATCAAACCTGGGAGTATGTCGCGATCGACAACGATAAACGCGATGGTCACTGGACTCAGTGTGTCTACGAAGTATCGGACGCACCGCGCTACTGCGGCACAGGCGAATGGAACCACAAGTACGGTGTGTCGACCTGGACCAGCGATCGCTCCTGGCGCCCCTTACCGCGACGCGAGTACACAAAGCGTAGCGACTACAATTCGCTGAACGCAGAGAACCGACACACCATCACGCCCCATGGCTGGACTCATGAGCAGGACAACACCAAGACTGTTCGCGATGGACGCCGTACCGATCGAACGCTGGTGCGTGAATTTGGCTTCAATGACTATCGCACAATCGAGGGTTACGATTTCTCGCCTGCCTTCGAATATTGGGAAAAAACCTCTGAGTATTGGGCACGGGTACGCACAGCCTGGGAGCGTCGTCTTAAAAGCGGCAACACGCTGACCCTGACGACCGAAGTGGACGGCATGCCGATTATTGTTAGCACGTTCGAAATGGCAGGCGAAGTGGAAGACCTTAGCGTTCAGGACCAAACCTCTCGCATTGAGGCCGTGCTGGACGAGTGGACGGTAACTACCAAAACGCCGATCACCCAACAATCTCGCTCACTCAAGTAG
- a CDS encoding TonB-dependent hemoglobin/transferrin/lactoferrin family receptor, with protein sequence MLFNHVLSFRPRISAVTALVLVVGGFSVQAQEKRADENVNASDVLEQVIVIGTRTPRRLYEAAESISVVDVSEFEKFQAQSLSEVLKGAPGVEFTAGPRAIAQEPVIRGLGGNRILITVDGVRQNFDSGHKGRVFVETELLKAVEVLRGPGSAVYGSGALGGVIAMKTKDGADFLDRGQSLGARVKTGYTDADNQQSGTGIVAARSDFMGGLDLLLSGTRRASEDVRLGNGEVLDDSAQDVWAGLVKLGWAPTLTTRVQYSRQAHFIAGEVPAQADERTSPTAVLTDRETEVEIDRVVVSHGDLSGWFNPELSVYNSAQILREKRIGTNGRLDIINFDTQGAEFHNVTLFDGPWGEHRLVYGIEHYEDETRSTRGGGPNLAFPDATATFTGSYVQDEWRVNDRWTTVLGLRYDQYETQSDGATVIDNSERDISEWSPRASVVFAQTDRLSWTGSYSQAFRAPTFQELYISGVHFGANNFTPNPNLTPEKLDRGVEVGLRYFLSDFRDTDHRFSVRANLFHNRFSNFIDSIITTTITSFDNISKAETRGSELELSYQMPERGWDISAGVSYLKGDNLTDDVPLRGISGHNLKLTVQKYFDGVDLQLGARSVFYARQGRLPGDQPDTAGYATHDLFGVWRPQFTDNDITVTFGIDNVADKNFTSHLSSLPAPGRNVKVTLAAGF encoded by the coding sequence ATGTTGTTTAATCACGTTTTGTCTTTCCGACCGCGCATCAGTGCGGTAACGGCGCTCGTTTTGGTCGTGGGTGGTTTCAGTGTTCAAGCGCAAGAAAAGCGCGCGGACGAAAACGTGAACGCCAGCGACGTGCTTGAGCAGGTGATAGTGATCGGTACGCGAACACCGCGGCGACTGTATGAAGCGGCGGAGTCGATCAGCGTCGTCGATGTATCCGAATTCGAGAAGTTTCAAGCGCAGTCGCTCAGCGAAGTCTTAAAAGGCGCGCCGGGTGTTGAATTTACAGCCGGACCGCGCGCCATTGCCCAGGAGCCGGTGATTCGGGGGCTCGGCGGCAATCGGATACTGATCACGGTGGACGGTGTTCGCCAGAATTTCGATTCGGGTCACAAAGGCCGTGTCTTTGTCGAAACCGAACTGCTCAAAGCGGTTGAGGTGCTGCGTGGACCCGGTTCGGCTGTGTACGGCAGTGGCGCCCTAGGTGGCGTAATCGCGATGAAAACCAAAGACGGCGCCGATTTTCTCGACCGCGGTCAATCATTGGGTGCGCGTGTTAAAACCGGGTATACCGACGCGGACAACCAGCAGTCGGGTACCGGCATTGTGGCGGCGCGATCAGACTTTATGGGTGGTCTGGACCTGCTGCTAAGCGGCACCCGACGCGCCTCGGAAGACGTGCGGCTCGGTAATGGAGAGGTGCTCGACGATTCGGCACAAGATGTTTGGGCGGGGCTGGTCAAGCTGGGTTGGGCGCCGACCCTCACTACGCGCGTGCAGTATTCTCGCCAGGCGCATTTTATTGCTGGCGAGGTGCCCGCACAGGCGGATGAGCGAACGTCGCCGACCGCCGTGCTCACCGATCGCGAGACGGAAGTTGAAATCGATCGGGTCGTCGTCAGCCACGGCGATTTGAGCGGTTGGTTTAATCCAGAGCTATCCGTTTACAACAGTGCTCAAATTCTTCGCGAAAAACGCATTGGCACCAACGGTCGACTCGATATCATCAATTTCGACACGCAGGGCGCTGAGTTTCATAATGTCACGCTGTTCGACGGGCCCTGGGGTGAGCACCGCCTCGTCTATGGTATCGAACACTACGAAGACGAAACGCGCAGTACGCGCGGCGGCGGGCCAAACTTGGCTTTCCCTGACGCGACGGCCACTTTCACAGGCAGTTATGTGCAGGACGAATGGCGTGTTAATGATCGATGGACCACCGTGCTTGGGTTGCGCTACGACCAATATGAGACCCAATCGGATGGCGCGACGGTCATCGATAATTCGGAGCGTGACATCAGCGAGTGGTCGCCACGCGCGAGCGTCGTGTTTGCCCAAACGGACCGATTGTCTTGGACCGGATCGTATAGCCAAGCGTTTCGTGCGCCGACTTTCCAAGAGCTGTACATTTCCGGCGTGCATTTCGGCGCGAACAACTTCACGCCTAATCCCAATTTGACGCCTGAAAAACTGGACCGAGGCGTGGAGGTCGGACTGCGTTATTTTCTCAGCGATTTTCGTGACACCGACCACCGTTTCTCCGTGCGGGCCAACCTGTTTCACAATCGGTTTTCCAACTTCATCGACTCAATCATCACCACGACGATCACCTCGTTCGACAACATTAGCAAAGCCGAAACGCGAGGATCGGAGCTTGAGCTGTCATACCAAATGCCTGAGCGCGGCTGGGATATTTCAGCGGGCGTTTCTTATCTAAAGGGAGACAATCTGACGGACGATGTGCCACTTCGGGGTATCTCCGGACATAACTTGAAACTTACTGTCCAAAAGTACTTTGATGGGGTCGATTTGCAGCTCGGCGCACGAAGCGTGTTTTATGCCCGTCAAGGTCGTTTACCGGGCGATCAACCCGACACGGCAGGTTATGCCACGCATGACCTATTTGGTGTATGGCGGCCGCAATTTACGGACAATGACATTACCGTCACATTTGGCATTGATAACGTTGCCGACAAGAATTTCACGTCGCATTTGAGCTCGCTGCCGGCACCCGGTCGCAACGTGAAGGTGACGCTAGCCGCGGGATTCTAA
- a CDS encoding sulfotransferase family protein: MNKIVALWAVPRSTSTAFEWMMRQRGDLTCFHEPFGEAWYQGESPLWPRVTPDSVRTPGLTLESVAHTLFSTASKEAVFIKDFPHYIDHLWDDSFLSHFTHSFLIRDPAKTITSMYNKWPDFHPKEVGFAEQRQLFDRLTSQAGSPPPVIDSDDLLENPHDMVRLWCEAVGIPFLPDALRWEPGARDEVSWWDGGSFHANLRNSDGLKPQKRRYVELDKLSDRVKSVHAENLVHYEHLYAHRLTV, encoded by the coding sequence ATGAACAAAATAGTTGCCTTATGGGCGGTGCCGCGCTCAACGTCGACGGCATTCGAATGGATGATGCGCCAACGTGGTGATCTGACGTGCTTTCATGAGCCATTTGGCGAAGCCTGGTATCAGGGTGAATCACCGCTGTGGCCGCGGGTGACCCCCGACAGCGTGCGCACGCCGGGACTGACGCTAGAGAGCGTCGCACACACTTTATTTAGCACCGCATCGAAGGAGGCGGTGTTTATCAAAGATTTCCCCCACTACATTGATCATTTGTGGGACGACTCGTTCTTATCGCACTTCACGCACTCATTTCTCATACGGGATCCAGCGAAAACGATCACGTCGATGTACAACAAATGGCCCGACTTTCATCCGAAAGAAGTGGGTTTCGCAGAGCAGCGCCAGTTGTTTGATCGACTGACGTCTCAAGCTGGCTCGCCACCACCGGTGATCGATAGCGATGATCTGCTTGAGAACCCTCATGACATGGTGCGACTGTGGTGCGAGGCGGTAGGTATTCCGTTCTTGCCGGACGCCCTGCGCTGGGAGCCGGGCGCACGTGACGAAGTCAGCTGGTGGGACGGTGGTTCGTTCCACGCCAATCTGCGTAATTCAGACGGCCTGAAACCGCAAAAAAGGCGCTATGTGGAACTCGACAAGCTCTCTGATCGGGTCAAGTCAGTGCATGCAGAGAATCTCGTTCACTACGAACATCTGTATGCGCATCGCCTGACGGTCTAA
- a CDS encoding alpha/beta fold hydrolase: MPYPYRLNQLTPARLDRHPIGCWFALIALMLVGCSAPSPAESTLGLKEVACWFDDTSYLPTHRCLEMTVTETDDPTARRLVTFPVLVFDSPNPSGDSPVLHLGGGGPGGAMALQEEYTVLWLHKLFKQVSLELGRDLYVIDPRGTGLAKPLLMCQTYIENELRRWKKNLSLEASYASGDADYRQCIAQFTQHGTDFERYSSPSVVADIDALRRAAQIERWVLYGGSYGTVYAQLYARQFPQHVESMILDSATFLDIPYHEIFVRDMTRPYEQLFGYCSQHECDEAMSPPDIERTFWSLVAQLDETPLEMVVHHPFTGSQERVVLTGWRFLDSVVWATYGEDIFPTFPSLLQDMQRGDTTRLTPHVEELLYFLLDHSYGDISASAHFCVDKKPYIDQPALERAISTIPYSYVRNIAAMSMRFSDYCDDMNIPVLATDLADPILTDVPTLFIHGELDSVTLLEHVEERVVHFSNHHLAVSAQSHIVLDDPCVQQVARQFVVNALNQPLDANCRRQ, encoded by the coding sequence ATGCCTTATCCGTACCGCCTTAACCAGCTCACGCCAGCGCGTCTCGACCGACACCCGATCGGGTGTTGGTTTGCGCTCATAGCCCTGATGCTTGTGGGCTGCTCAGCACCCAGCCCGGCAGAATCAACGCTCGGTCTTAAGGAAGTTGCATGCTGGTTCGACGACACATCCTATCTACCAACCCATCGCTGCCTCGAAATGACCGTTACCGAGACGGATGACCCGACCGCTCGTCGACTCGTGACTTTTCCCGTTCTCGTATTTGACAGCCCAAATCCTTCCGGCGATTCGCCCGTTTTGCACCTGGGTGGTGGTGGACCGGGCGGTGCGATGGCGCTCCAAGAGGAGTACACCGTGCTTTGGCTGCACAAGCTATTCAAGCAAGTGTCTCTTGAATTGGGACGCGACCTGTATGTGATCGATCCACGGGGCACCGGATTAGCCAAACCTCTTTTGATGTGTCAAACGTACATTGAAAACGAATTGCGCCGTTGGAAGAAAAACCTGTCACTCGAGGCGTCTTACGCGTCCGGCGATGCCGACTATCGACAGTGTATCGCGCAATTTACTCAACACGGGACGGATTTCGAACGCTATTCGTCGCCATCGGTTGTGGCTGATATCGACGCGTTGCGTCGTGCGGCACAAATCGAGCGCTGGGTGCTCTACGGTGGTTCGTATGGCACGGTGTATGCGCAGCTGTACGCACGGCAGTTTCCCCAGCACGTTGAATCGATGATTCTGGATTCCGCAACGTTTCTCGATATCCCTTACCACGAGATATTTGTTCGTGATATGACTCGCCCCTATGAGCAGTTGTTCGGGTACTGCTCGCAGCACGAGTGCGACGAGGCAATGTCCCCACCAGACATTGAACGCACATTCTGGTCGCTCGTTGCTCAACTTGACGAAACGCCCCTGGAAATGGTGGTTCATCACCCGTTCACCGGCAGCCAAGAGCGCGTTGTGCTGACGGGCTGGCGCTTTCTCGACTCGGTAGTTTGGGCAACCTATGGCGAGGACATCTTTCCGACCTTTCCTTCGCTACTGCAAGATATGCAGCGCGGTGACACAACACGTCTGACACCGCATGTCGAAGAGCTGCTGTATTTTCTGCTTGACCACTCATATGGGGATATCAGCGCGTCGGCGCATTTTTGTGTCGATAAAAAACCCTACATCGATCAGCCCGCGCTAGAACGCGCCATCAGCACCATCCCCTATTCCTATGTGCGCAATATCGCCGCGATGAGTATGCGGTTTAGCGACTACTGCGATGACATGAACATCCCTGTCCTGGCAACGGATCTGGCTGATCCGATTCTCACCGATGTCCCGACCTTGTTTATCCATGGTGAACTCGATTCGGTGACATTATTGGAACATGTTGAAGAACGGGTGGTGCACTTCTCGAATCACCATTTGGCCGTTTCAGCCCAATCCCATATCGTGCTTGATGACCCCTGCGTACAACAAGTCGCACGGCAATTTGTCGTCAATGCGCTCAACCAACCACTCGATGCCAACTGCCGCCGTCAATAG